The Candidatus Nitrosocosmicus arcticus sequence ATGATCTGGCTTATTTAAGAAATAATGCGATTGGATTCATTTTTCAGTCTTATAATTTGATAAATAGAGCTTCTGTTTTAAAGAATATTGAAATTCCCTGTATAATATCAGGATTAAATAAAAAGGAGCGGTTAGAAAGAGCCTCAAAAATTATGGAATTGCTTGGAATTGAGGACAAAGGCAGTTTTAAACCATTCAATTTGAGTGGCGGTCAACAACAACGAGTTGCTATCGCTAGAGCCTTAATGAACAATCCCTCCATAATTTTGGCTGATGAACCTACTGGTAATTTAGACACTAAAACTGGTAATGAAGTATTTAATTTGCTAAAGATGTTATCTAATAAGTACGATAGGACCATAATAATGGTCACGCATAATTCTGAGTTGGCAATTAAAACCGATCGAATAATATATCTCAAGGACGGGGAAATAGAACGCGAAGAAAAAATAGTTACATGAAATATTTTACTTATAAATTTGACGATGTAAGCATGCAAATCCATTCTTTTTCATTACTTCTTAGATAACTTTAAGTCTATTTTGACATATGTAATAGTAATAATTGTGATGATCACAATGACACGGATAAAAGCAGTGGCGACAGAAAATAAAAAGACGAGAAAGAATCATCAAATTTACAAATTCACTTTCTTAAACGAAAAGATCCGTATATCATCTCACTTTAATTTCATCCTACATATCACTGGTTTTTTGATTTTCCATTTAATGAAAATTTTCCAATATTGCCCTGATAGTCCACCTCAAATGAGATTTGGATCGGATTATGAATGTATAGGTAGAAGGGATAGATTCTATGGATATTAGGGAAATATTTATTTTGTCATTTCAGGCTCTGAAAGAGAGAAAAATCAGGTCTCTCCTGACCATTTTAATGGTTATGGCGGGAACTAGCCTACTAGTAGCAGTAAATGGTGTTGGAGCTGGGTTTACTGAATTCTTTAACAAACAGTTTAGCAATTTAGCTCCCAACATTCTGTTTGTTACAAGTGGTCAGGAACAGGGTTCAAGTACAGTCGGCTCCACTGAAGGAGGAGGTGGAGGAGGGGGTGGAGGCTCTGCTGGTTCCAAGATCACATTAAATGCAGCAGTAATAAACAGAATTGATTCATTACCATTTATCGAGGAAGTTATCCCATCTTATCAGTCACAGGTATTGGTGAAATCTAGAGGTGAGGAAAAAACAAATGCAGCACTATCTATCGATCCAAATAAACTATTTGTAATTGCCCCTACCCTGGATTTACAAGAGGGGTCTCAAATTAAACAAAATGATCCATCCGCAATTGTAATAGCAGAAAACATTGCCAAACCTCCTGGCGAAGACAATCCATTTGTAACATTGGGGGAGACCATAGAATTAGAATATTCATTTATTGATGACACAACCGGTAAACAAGATACAATAACGAAGAACTTTTTAGTTACCGCAATAATGGAATCTACAGGTAATCCAACCATAGACAATGCAGCGGTCATTAACTTGGATGCTGGCGATTCCCTTTTTCAAAAATCAGGTAAATATGACTCATTATTCGTAGTAGCATCATCCAACGAATTAGTTGATATTGTCGAAAGCGAAATTAAGAAATTGTATGGAAATGATATAGGGGTAACCACAGTAAAAGCCATACTTAAGACCATCGAACAATTTACAGGCGGGATTACCTCTTTCCTGTTGAGCATAGCCATAATTTCATTGATTGTTGGTGCAGTAGGAATAATTACCACATTATATACTTCTGTGGTTGAAAGAATCAGGGAAATTGGTACATTAAAAGCTATAGGTGCGCAAAGCTCTAA is a genomic window containing:
- a CDS encoding ABC transporter ATP-binding protein; amino-acid sequence: MASSSPSSDSILKVERIYKSYASTAGETPILKNIDFEVKRGEFVAIVGPSGSGKSTLLNILGTLDRPTTGDIYINGVDVFSLNDHDLAYLRNNAIGFIFQSYNLINRASVLKNIEIPCIISGLNKKERLERASKIMELLGIEDKGSFKPFNLSGGQQQRVAIARALMNNPSIILADEPTGNLDTKTGNEVFNLLKMLSNKYDRTIIMVTHNSELAIKTDRIIYLKDGEIEREEKIVT
- a CDS encoding ABC transporter permease, translated to MDIREIFILSFQALKERKIRSLLTILMVMAGTSLLVAVNGVGAGFTEFFNKQFSNLAPNILFVTSGQEQGSSTVGSTEGGGGGGGGGSAGSKITLNAAVINRIDSLPFIEEVIPSYQSQVLVKSRGEEKTNAALSIDPNKLFVIAPTLDLQEGSQIKQNDPSAIVIAENIAKPPGEDNPFVTLGETIELEYSFIDDTTGKQDTITKNFLVTAIMESTGNPTIDNAAVINLDAGDSLFQKSGKYDSLFVVASSNELVDIVESEIKKLYGNDIGVTTVKAILKTIEQFTGGITSFLLSIAIISLIVGAVGIITTLYTSVVERIREIGTLKAIGAQSSNILTMFVFEALIIGMLGASMGLIGGVGGGYALSQATPRNEGDPPLIPLFFMSDMITVWIISVVLSVIAGLLPAWKASKVSPIEALRPKT